The following proteins come from a genomic window of Gossypium raimondii isolate GPD5lz chromosome 5, ASM2569854v1, whole genome shotgun sequence:
- the LOC128041078 gene encoding uncharacterized mitochondrial protein AtMg00310-like: MSTFLAPKGVIEDIQAKLSRTWWAGKEKGRFWTMIPWQTLCKPKGMGGLGIRDVRLFNLALLGRQVWRLINNKDSLCFKVLSSKYFPDGNIFNVKKVEKASFTWTSIATAAEALKEGFGWQIGNGEKINIRADNWGMEGLNGDVFECNIQNQNVQTVKDLWQEDSRS; the protein is encoded by the coding sequence ATGTCGACTTTTTTGGCTCCCAAAGGTGTTATTGAAGACATCCAAGCAAAGCTAAGTAGAACCTGGTGGGCGGGAAAGGAGAAAGGTAGATTCTGGACTATGATCCCATGGCAGACATTGTGCAAACCGAAGGGTATGGGTGGTCTTGGAATTAGGGACGTTCGACTGTTCAACTTGGCTCTCTTAGGGCGTCAAGTGTGGAGATTAATAAACAACAAAGATTCCCTCTGCTTCAAAGTTTTATCTTCAAAATATTTCCCTGATGGCAACATTTTTAACGTAAAAAAGGTTGAAAAAGCCTCTTTCACATGGACAAGTATTGCAACAGCAGCGGAAGCTCTGAAAGAAGGTTTTGGATGGCAGATTGGAAATGGTGAGAAGATAAACATTCGGGCCGATAATTGGGGTATGGAAGGACTTAACGGGGACGTTTTTGAATGCaacattcaaaaccaaaatgtaCAGACTGTTAAAGACCTATGGCAAGAGGATAGTAGGAGCTAG
- the LOC128041079 gene encoding uncharacterized protein LOC128041079: MGYGPHRFFWKAIWKLDTLPKIRVFTWRVGHEILPTNCKIATIRQGFDKGCPRCGAETETLLHALKDCPTSRAVLSIRGWSRIFISKNYDRCIDWLEDLMRVLDKRAMDDLMTTLWNCWNNRNNYILRGKKEEAKQIWERASNLNREFRICNMMNEPLLSQNIVVKRWKKPPKDVIKINFDATVGENSTGYGMVIRDEDGFVLGGGGGFKEGRRSVEQAECMAFEESIKLACSLNIKDHVLFETDHVGLVNRLNNSANDITTIGARIKDCTAAFNFFKSASLIWTERSCNTVAHLVCKKMYSEAKNCLFGMDYPSEIHDAVISDVS; encoded by the coding sequence ATGGGATACGGCCCTCACAGGTTCTTCTGGAAAGCCATATGGAAGCTCGACACCCTACCAAAGATCCGGGTTTTTACGTGGAGGGTGGGGCATGAAATTCTCCCTACGAACTGCAAGATAGCCACTATCAGACAGGGGTTTGACAAAGGATGTCCGAGATGTGGAGCAGAAACTGAAACACTGTTACATGCGTTGAAAGATTGCCCGACTTCGAGAGCTGTTCTTTCGATAAGGGGATGGTCCAGGATCTTTATCTCCAAGAATTACGATCGGTGTATAGATTGGCTGGAAGACTTGATGCGGGTCCTTGATAAAAGAGCTATGGACGATTTGATGACAACTCTATGGAATTGCTGGAACAACAGAAATAACTATATACTCAGGGGAAAAAAAGAGGAGGCTAAGCAGATATGGGAAAGAGCCAGCAATCTGAACAGAGAATTTCGAATATGCAACATGATGAATGAACCATTACTTTCACAGAATATCGTGGTCAAAAGGTGGAAAAAACCTCCAAAGGAtgtcattaaaataaattttgatgctACAGTCGGTGAAAACAGTACTGGGTATGGGATGGTTATAAGAGATGAAGACGGATTTGTTTTAGGTGGCGGGGGAGGCTTCAAAGAAGGAAGGCGATCGGTGGAACAGGCCGAATGCATGGCTTTTGAAGAAAGCATTAAATTGGCGTGTAGTTTAAATATAAAGGACCATGTTTTGTTTGAGACAGATCACGTGGGACTGGTCAACAGATTGAATAATTCAGCCAATGACATCACCACGATAGGCGCACGGATCAAGGACTGTACTGCtgcttttaatttctttaaatcagCCAGCTTAATTTGGACCGAACGGTCTTGTAATACTGTAGCGCATTTGGTTTGTAAAAAAATGTACAGTGAGGctaaaaattgtttgtttggAATGGATTATCCTTCGGAAATCCACGATGCTGTAATTAGTGATGTTTCTTAA